In bacterium BMS3Abin08, one DNA window encodes the following:
- the folE gene encoding GTP cyclohydrolase 1: MNTKKIEKGVRLIIEGIGEDPERPGLKRTPQRVASMFEEIFSGLVTQPEDILTPIEGETHDEMVILKDIPFYSVCEHHLLPFFGRAHIAYIPEKGRIVGIGELARALEILAKRPQVQERLSAQLVDMIMKRLKPKGAMVIIDAEHLCLSMRGIKKPGSRTVTSAVRGLFRSKQSTREEMLSLIKSRN; this comes from the coding sequence ATGAATACAAAAAAGATAGAAAAAGGGGTAAGGCTTATAATAGAGGGTATAGGTGAAGACCCTGAAAGACCGGGGCTCAAGCGGACACCCCAGAGGGTTGCCTCCATGTTTGAAGAGATATTCTCGGGTCTTGTGACACAGCCTGAGGACATTCTAACGCCCATCGAGGGTGAGACCCATGATGAGATGGTGATCCTTAAAGACATCCCGTTTTATTCCGTCTGTGAACACCATCTGCTGCCCTTTTTTGGACGTGCCCATATAGCATACATACCTGAGAAGGGCAGAATCGTCGGTATCGGTGAACTTGCAAGGGCCCTCGAGATACTGGCCAAGAGGCCGCAGGTTCAGGAGCGCCTTTCGGCACAGCTTGTAGATATGATCATGAAAAGGCTGAAGCCAAAGGGTGCTATGGTGATCATTGATGCCGAGCATCTCTGCCTGAGCATGCGGGGGATAAAAAAACCCGGTTCAAGGACGGTGACATCAGCGGTAAGAGGTCTCTTCAGGTCAAAGCAGTCCACGAGGGAGGAGATGCTGTCGTTGATTAAAAGCAGAAACTAA
- a CDS encoding putative 5-formyltetrahydrofolate cyclo-ligase: MIKDKTALRREIIKRRDGIPREVRQVKDSLVMERILCLKEFTEAGTVLLFASFRSEINTIPIIENALKDDRVVVLPRVDRDNRSLLLYSIAALSELQEGYMGIPEPPGDGDKIVLPEDLEFILMPGVAFDELGGRLGYGGGYYDRLIGALRERPPLVALAYEEQIVEEVPVSGHDIRVNRIVTDRRIIEVAAGTVSKEENHTV; this comes from the coding sequence GTGATAAAAGATAAAACGGCACTGAGAAGAGAGATTATTAAAAGACGGGATGGGATTCCCCGCGAGGTCCGGCAGGTAAAGGACAGTCTCGTAATGGAAAGGATCCTGTGTCTGAAGGAATTTACCGAGGCCGGGACAGTTCTCCTTTTTGCCTCTTTCAGAAGCGAGATTAATACCATCCCGATAATTGAAAATGCCCTGAAGGATGATAGAGTTGTTGTGTTGCCCAGGGTTGACAGGGATAACCGGAGCTTACTTCTCTACAGTATAGCTGCCCTCTCGGAGCTTCAGGAGGGCTATATGGGCATACCGGAACCTCCGGGCGATGGAGATAAAATAGTTTTGCCGGAAGATCTGGAGTTTATTCTGATGCCGGGTGTTGCCTTTGATGAACTGGGCGGCAGGCTCGGTTATGGTGGTGGATATTATGACAGGCTCATAGGTGCACTGAGGGAAAGGCCCCCCCTTGTGGCCCTGGCATATGAAGAGCAGATAGTGGAGGAGGTTCCCGTATCCGGGCACGACATCAGGGTTAACAGGATCGTCACCGACAGACGTATTATAGAGGTTGCCGCCGGCACGGTATCAAAAGAAGAAAATCACACGGTTTAG